A single window of Nocardia sp. NBC_01327 DNA harbors:
- a CDS encoding styrene monooxygenase/indole monooxygenase family protein, translating into MTSQNSTGRSTRTAAIIGAGQTGVTAALGLLDAGFAVTLYSDRDQRALRDDVPATGTALEFGETQQAEAALGLDSYTARAPRHTGLSVRIAGPEREELIAFDGHFDGYVGVAVDTRLKADERLTRFLERGGRFVVEQVSPAALDGIAAANDLTLVATGRGGLSDLFPVDAARSVYDAPQRSLLTVTVTGIGHDESVFAHRSRAGGGHSGFSIFADQGEGWWGPYLHKDAGPSWAFLGWARPGSEWESRFAAADSAESAHRIVQDLYRDFIDWDLPEVLATQTIAEDPHSWLKGAVRPVVRAGVGHTADGHVVGSLGDTSAAYDPIAGQGAQSGLIQAQRLVAAAAVHDGPFDEAWLAGQYAAFLAARGDAANKVTRLFLGDPEFADIGNQLFAAAAVDSRVASALVGLLHRPQPLLDIDSVDGANEFITSVSGEDAAALLARFAPAGRFDRSAFSSTLASA; encoded by the coding sequence ATGACCTCTCAGAACTCCACCGGCCGCTCCACCCGTACGGCCGCGATCATCGGCGCCGGGCAAACCGGCGTCACCGCGGCGCTCGGCCTGCTCGATGCCGGATTCGCCGTGACGCTCTACAGCGATCGGGATCAGCGGGCACTGCGCGATGATGTGCCCGCCACCGGGACGGCACTCGAATTCGGTGAGACGCAGCAGGCCGAGGCCGCGCTCGGACTGGATTCCTATACGGCTCGCGCGCCCCGGCACACCGGGCTCAGCGTCCGCATTGCGGGGCCGGAGCGGGAAGAGCTGATCGCATTCGATGGGCATTTCGATGGTTATGTCGGCGTCGCGGTCGATACCCGGCTGAAGGCCGATGAGCGGCTGACCCGATTCCTGGAGCGCGGTGGGCGATTCGTCGTGGAGCAGGTCTCCCCCGCTGCCCTCGACGGGATCGCGGCAGCCAATGACCTGACTCTGGTGGCGACCGGTCGCGGCGGGCTGTCCGATCTCTTCCCTGTCGACGCGGCGCGTTCCGTCTACGACGCACCGCAGCGGTCGCTGCTCACCGTCACCGTGACCGGCATCGGTCATGACGAGAGTGTGTTCGCGCATCGCAGCCGGGCGGGCGGCGGGCACAGCGGGTTCTCCATCTTCGCCGATCAGGGCGAGGGCTGGTGGGGTCCGTATCTGCACAAGGACGCGGGGCCGAGCTGGGCCTTCCTCGGTTGGGCGCGACCGGGCAGTGAGTGGGAAAGTCGTTTCGCCGCTGCGGATTCGGCCGAGTCCGCGCACCGCATCGTGCAGGACCTGTACCGCGATTTCATCGATTGGGATCTGCCCGAGGTGCTCGCCACCCAGACGATCGCCGAGGACCCGCACTCCTGGCTCAAGGGTGCGGTGCGGCCGGTGGTCCGGGCCGGTGTGGGACATACCGCCGATGGGCATGTCGTCGGCTCCCTCGGTGACACCTCGGCCGCCTACGACCCGATCGCGGGTCAGGGCGCGCAGAGCGGATTGATCCAGGCGCAGCGGCTGGTCGCTGCCGCCGCCGTGCACGACGGGCCGTTCGATGAGGCCTGGCTCGCTGGGCAGTACGCGGCCTTCCTGGCTGCTCGCGGTGATGCGGCGAACAAGGTCACGCGGCTGTTCCTCGGCGATCCGGAATTCGCCGATATCGGCAACCAGCTGTTCGCTGCGGCCGCCGTCGATTCCCGGGTCGCTTCCGCACTTGTCGGCCTGCTGCACCGCCCGCAGCCGCTGCTCGACATCGACTCGGTCGACGGGGCAAACGAATTCATCACCAGCGTCAGCGGCGAGGATGCGGCGGCACTGCTGGCCCGCTTCGCCCCGGCCGGGCGTTTCGACCGCTCCGCCTTCTCCAGCACTCTCGCCAGCGCCTGA
- a CDS encoding LLM class flavin-dependent oxidoreductase, whose product MTRRIRFNAFDMNCVAHQSPGLWRHPADQSHRYKELSYWTELAKLLEEGRFDGIFIADVLGTYDVYGGDDIAALRQGAQIPVADPLLLVSAMAAVTEHLGFGITTGTGFEHPYPFARRLSTLDHLTGGRIGWNVVTGYLPSAARNFGADDQLDHDDRYNQADEYLEVLYKLWEGSWEDDAVVRDVERGIYVDPAKVHHIGHRGAHYTVPGIHLSEPSPQRTPTIYQAGASPRGVRFAAENAEAIFIAGPSKRILAQTVSRIRDALEAAGRDRHSARIYALATIITDATDEAAARKHEEYLSYASIEGGLVFMSGWMGIDLSAYDLDDPIGQVQSNAIQSAVAAFQEFDDDGREWTVRDIGRWAGIGGMGPVFVGSGSTVADTLQDWAEETDLDGFNLAYAITPGSFEDIVRHVVPELTARGAYTTEYVPGTLRNKLLDRGDRLPQEHRGARYRPGGSASTALPDAVSRPGSSVTL is encoded by the coding sequence GTGACGCGCCGGATTCGGTTCAACGCCTTCGATATGAACTGTGTCGCACACCAGTCGCCGGGACTGTGGCGGCATCCGGCGGACCAATCGCATCGGTACAAGGAGCTGAGCTACTGGACCGAACTGGCAAAGCTGTTGGAGGAGGGGCGTTTCGACGGCATCTTCATCGCCGACGTGCTCGGCACCTACGACGTGTACGGCGGTGACGATATCGCGGCACTGCGGCAGGGCGCGCAGATCCCGGTGGCCGATCCGCTGCTGCTGGTCTCCGCCATGGCGGCCGTCACCGAACATCTCGGCTTCGGCATCACCACCGGCACCGGTTTCGAACACCCCTACCCGTTCGCCCGCCGCCTCTCCACGCTCGACCATCTCACCGGCGGCCGCATCGGCTGGAATGTGGTGACCGGCTATCTGCCTTCGGCCGCAAGGAATTTCGGCGCGGACGATCAGCTGGACCATGACGACCGCTACAACCAGGCCGATGAATACCTCGAGGTGCTCTACAAGCTGTGGGAGGGTTCGTGGGAGGACGACGCGGTGGTCCGCGATGTCGAGCGCGGCATCTACGTGGATCCGGCCAAGGTGCACCACATCGGTCATCGGGGGGCGCACTACACGGTGCCCGGCATCCATCTCTCGGAGCCGTCCCCGCAGCGTACTCCGACGATCTACCAGGCCGGTGCGTCGCCGCGTGGCGTGCGCTTCGCCGCCGAGAACGCGGAGGCGATCTTCATCGCCGGACCTTCGAAAAGGATACTGGCGCAGACGGTTTCCCGTATTCGTGATGCCCTGGAAGCGGCCGGGCGGGATCGGCACTCGGCCCGCATCTACGCGCTCGCCACCATCATCACCGATGCCACCGACGAGGCGGCCGCGCGCAAACACGAGGAGTACCTGTCCTACGCCAGCATCGAGGGCGGCCTGGTCTTCATGTCCGGCTGGATGGGCATCGACCTGTCCGCCTACGACCTGGACGATCCGATCGGCCAGGTGCAGAGCAATGCCATTCAATCCGCCGTCGCCGCGTTCCAGGAGTTCGACGACGACGGCCGCGAGTGGACGGTCCGCGATATCGGCCGGTGGGCGGGCATCGGCGGCATGGGCCCGGTCTTCGTGGGTTCGGGCAGCACCGTCGCGGACACGCTGCAGGACTGGGCCGAGGAAACCGATCTCGACGGCTTCAACCTGGCCTACGCCATCACCCCCGGAAGCTTCGAAGACATTGTGCGCCATGTTGTTCCGGAGTTGACCGCACGCGGCGCATACACCACCGAATACGTTCCCGGCACGCTGCGGAACAAACTGCTCGACCGGGGCGATCGCCTGCCCCAGGAACATCGCGGCGCCCGCTATCGCCCGGGTGGCTCCGCTTCGACCGCACTGCCCGATGCCGTATCCCGGCCCGGGTCGTCGGTCACCCTCTGA
- a CDS encoding acyl-CoA dehydrogenase family protein has product MTSTEVKSTTDSDLDAIFRPIFDRIAAGAVEREIDRRLSFEEVGWLREARFGALRVPVEFGGYGVTVRQLFRLLTELAAAESNLPQALRVHFSFVEDQLLAEPGPERERWLRAVVAGTLVGNAITEPGVGAVDRYQTRLSASGEDFLLNGTKYYSTGSLYADQILVAADQDGARVGVLVEATAEGVRQQDDWDGFGQRLTASGTTEFTDVAVRRDQVLGPGYGAPGPTYATSYLQLVQLAVLAGIAQRAELDAREWVAARTRGYTHSAADLPRQDPLVQQVIGRLSGAAFAARATVLAVAGVLDEVLDDGARDEKAVVAAELAAAQAQLAVIDLVLPATTLLFEVGGASIVSEKLRLDRHWRNARTISVHNPAIQKARAIGDHLLNDAPLPFAWSAGERRPANGDAQ; this is encoded by the coding sequence ATGACATCCACCGAGGTGAAATCCACCACCGACTCCGACCTGGATGCAATCTTCCGGCCGATCTTCGACCGTATTGCCGCAGGCGCAGTCGAACGCGAAATCGATCGCAGGCTCTCCTTCGAGGAGGTGGGGTGGCTACGTGAGGCGCGGTTCGGCGCGCTGCGGGTGCCGGTGGAATTCGGCGGCTACGGCGTCACCGTGCGGCAATTGTTCCGGCTGCTGACCGAACTCGCCGCCGCGGAATCGAATCTGCCGCAGGCGCTCCGGGTGCATTTCTCGTTCGTCGAGGATCAATTGCTCGCCGAACCCGGTCCGGAGCGGGAACGGTGGCTGCGCGCGGTGGTCGCGGGCACGCTGGTCGGCAATGCCATCACCGAACCCGGTGTGGGCGCGGTCGACCGGTATCAGACTCGCCTGTCCGCCTCGGGCGAGGATTTCCTGCTCAATGGAACGAAGTACTACAGCACCGGTTCGCTGTACGCCGATCAGATCCTGGTGGCCGCGGATCAGGACGGTGCGCGGGTGGGTGTGCTCGTCGAGGCGACGGCCGAAGGTGTACGCCAGCAAGATGATTGGGACGGCTTCGGGCAGCGTCTGACGGCGAGTGGCACCACCGAATTCACCGATGTGGCCGTGCGCCGCGATCAGGTGCTCGGGCCCGGCTACGGTGCGCCCGGTCCCACGTATGCGACCTCCTACCTGCAGTTGGTGCAGCTCGCGGTGCTTGCCGGAATCGCGCAGCGTGCCGAACTCGATGCCCGCGAATGGGTGGCGGCGCGGACTCGCGGCTACACCCATTCGGCCGCCGATCTGCCCCGGCAGGATCCGCTGGTGCAGCAGGTGATCGGCCGCCTGTCGGGTGCGGCCTTCGCGGCACGGGCCACTGTGCTCGCGGTCGCCGGCGTCCTGGATGAGGTGCTGGACGACGGCGCACGTGACGAAAAGGCCGTGGTGGCAGCGGAACTCGCCGCCGCGCAGGCGCAGCTGGCGGTGATCGATCTGGTACTGCCCGCGACCACGCTGCTGTTCGAGGTCGGTGGCGCCTCGATCGTGTCCGAGAAGCTGCGCCTGGATCGGCACTGGCGCAATGCCCGCACCATCTCGGTGCACAATCCCGCGATCCAGAAGGCCCGGGCGATCGGCGACCACCTGCTCAACGACGCGCCCCTGCCGTTCGCCTGGAGTGCCGGCGAACGCCGGCCGGCGAACGGAGACGCGCAGTGA